From Streptomyces sp. 6-11-2, one genomic window encodes:
- a CDS encoding DUF4097 family beta strand repeat-containing protein → MQKFDSPAPISAVLDIPAGRVQFIAADRADTTVEVLPANPSKKRDVQTAEQTTVAYADGVLRIRTAEPKNQLFGPSGSLEVTVQLPAGSRVEVKAAGSELRGVGRLGDVAFEGAYRQIKIDEAASVRLTAIDGDVEVGRLGGPAEISTARGDIRITEAVRGTVVLRTQSGDISVAAGGGVSATLDAGTGHGRVSNTLKNDGSAELDIRATTSHGDITARSL, encoded by the coding sequence ATGCAGAAGTTCGACAGCCCCGCCCCGATCTCCGCCGTCCTGGACATCCCCGCCGGACGCGTCCAGTTCATCGCCGCCGACCGCGCCGACACCACCGTCGAGGTCCTGCCCGCCAACCCTTCCAAGAAGCGCGACGTCCAGACCGCCGAGCAGACCACCGTCGCCTACGCCGACGGCGTCCTGCGGATCCGGACCGCCGAGCCCAAGAACCAGCTCTTCGGCCCCTCCGGATCCCTGGAGGTCACCGTCCAGTTGCCCGCCGGCTCCCGCGTCGAGGTCAAGGCCGCCGGCTCCGAGCTCCGCGGCGTCGGCCGCCTCGGCGACGTCGCCTTCGAGGGGGCGTACCGTCAGATCAAGATCGACGAGGCCGCGAGCGTCCGTCTCACCGCGATCGACGGCGACGTCGAGGTCGGCCGGCTGGGCGGCCCCGCGGAGATCAGCACCGCGAGGGGCGACATCCGGATCACCGAGGCCGTGCGCGGCACGGTTGTGCTCCGCACCCAGTCCGGCGACATCTCGGTCGCCGCCGGCGGCGGCGTCTCGGCCACCCTGGACGCCGGCACCGGTCACGGCCGTGTCAGCAACACCCTCAAGAACGACGGCAGCGCCGAACTCGACATCCGCGCCACCACCTCCCACGGCGACATCACCGCCCGCAGCCTGTGA
- a CDS encoding catalase has protein sequence MSKRVLTTESGAPVADNQNSASAGIGGPLLLQDQHLLEKLARFNRERIPERVVHARGSGAHGHFEVTDDVTGWTHADFLSAVGKRTEVFARFSTVADSLGGADAVRDPRGFAVKFYTEEGNYDLVGNNTPVFFVKDPVKFPDFIHSQKRDPFTGRQEPDSVWDFWAHSPEATHQVTWLMGDRGIPASYRHMNGYGSHTYQWTNADGEAFFVKYHFKTDQGIRCLSTEQAQEIAGTDPASHQTDLLQAIERGVRPSWTLYVQIMPAAEAADYRFNPFDVTKVWPHRDHPLRRVGRLVLDRNPDNVFAEVEQAAFSPNNFVPGIGPSPDKMLQGRLFAYADAHRYRLGVNHTQLAVNAPKAVPGGADNYGRDGLMASNSQGRYAKNYEPNSYDGPVETGRPLSAPLAVTGHTGTHAAPPHTKDDDFFQAGELYRLMSEEEKRRLVANIAGGLSQVSRDDVIKKNLAHFHAADPDYGRRVEEAVRALRED, from the coding sequence ATGTCGAAGCGCGTCCTCACGACCGAGTCCGGCGCCCCGGTCGCCGACAACCAGAACTCCGCCTCCGCCGGCATCGGCGGCCCCCTCCTCCTCCAGGACCAGCACCTGCTGGAGAAGCTGGCGCGCTTCAACCGCGAGCGCATCCCGGAGCGCGTGGTGCACGCCCGCGGCTCCGGCGCCCACGGCCACTTCGAGGTGACCGACGACGTCACAGGTTGGACTCACGCCGATTTCCTGAGCGCGGTCGGCAAGCGCACCGAGGTGTTCGCGCGCTTCTCCACGGTGGCGGACTCCCTCGGCGGCGCGGACGCGGTGCGCGACCCGCGCGGCTTCGCGGTGAAGTTCTACACCGAGGAGGGCAACTACGACCTCGTCGGCAACAACACGCCGGTGTTCTTCGTCAAGGACCCGGTGAAGTTCCCCGACTTCATCCACTCGCAGAAGCGCGACCCGTTCACGGGCCGTCAGGAGCCGGACAGCGTCTGGGACTTCTGGGCGCACTCCCCCGAGGCCACGCACCAGGTGACCTGGCTGATGGGCGACCGCGGCATCCCTGCCTCGTACCGCCACATGAACGGCTACGGCTCGCACACCTACCAGTGGACGAACGCCGACGGCGAGGCCTTCTTCGTCAAGTACCACTTCAAGACCGACCAGGGCATCCGCTGCCTGTCCACCGAGCAGGCCCAGGAGATCGCCGGCACGGACCCGGCCTCCCACCAGACGGACCTGCTCCAGGCGATCGAGCGCGGGGTGCGCCCGTCCTGGACGCTGTACGTCCAGATCATGCCGGCGGCCGAGGCGGCCGACTACCGCTTCAACCCCTTCGACGTGACCAAGGTCTGGCCGCACAGGGACCACCCGCTGCGACGGGTGGGCCGACTGGTCCTGGACCGCAACCCGGACAACGTGTTCGCCGAGGTCGAGCAGGCCGCGTTCTCCCCGAACAACTTCGTACCGGGCATCGGCCCGTCGCCGGACAAGATGCTCCAGGGGCGGCTGTTCGCCTACGCCGACGCCCACCGCTACCGCCTGGGCGTCAACCACACCCAGCTCGCGGTGAACGCGCCGAAGGCCGTGCCCGGCGGCGCGGACAACTACGGCCGTGACGGCCTCATGGCGTCCAACTCCCAGGGCCGGTACGCCAAGAACTACGAGCCGAACTCCTACGACGGCCCCGTCGAGACCGGCCGTCCGCTGTCGGCCCCGCTGGCGGTGACGGGCCACACGGGCACCCACGCGGCGCCCCCGCACACCAAGGACGACGACTTCTTCCAGGCCGGCGAGCTGTACCGGCTGATGTCCGAGGAGGAGAAGCGGCGTCTGGTCGCGAACATCGCCGGCGGCCTCTCGCAGGTCTCCCGCGACGACGTGATCAAGAAGAACCTCGCGCACTTCCACGCCGCCGACCCGGACTACGGCAGGCGCGTGGAGGAGGCGGTACGCGCCCTGCGCGAGGACTGA
- a CDS encoding TIGR04222 domain-containing membrane protein: MDSDATNRLAPHEIAFLRGGRRAAATVAVLALQARGAIGPGRGGTMRTTGPAHGAGTDLPALPQLTKTVHAALYRPAGMRQLLDREPVALALIDLRFELTVAGLLRVFPPGRTRAGRRTLRDLRDRHPLPATGRGLSFDDRLLAVALYGDRALTRLVPRFAREAGLLGRGGTTERELPQSWGGGSGGFSCGSV; encoded by the coding sequence ATGGACAGTGACGCAACGAACCGGCTCGCGCCGCACGAGATCGCGTTCCTACGGGGCGGCCGCCGCGCCGCCGCCACGGTCGCCGTGCTCGCTCTGCAGGCGCGGGGCGCCATCGGCCCCGGACGCGGCGGCACGATGCGCACCACGGGGCCGGCCCACGGCGCGGGGACGGATCTCCCCGCCCTCCCGCAGCTGACGAAGACCGTGCACGCCGCCCTCTACCGCCCCGCGGGCATGCGGCAGTTACTGGACCGGGAACCCGTCGCGCTCGCACTGATCGACCTGCGCTTCGAACTCACCGTCGCCGGGCTGCTGCGCGTCTTCCCGCCCGGACGCACCCGGGCCGGCCGGCGAACCCTGAGGGACCTGCGGGACCGGCATCCGCTGCCCGCGACCGGAAGGGGCCTGTCGTTCGACGACCGGCTGCTGGCCGTGGCCCTGTACGGGGACCGGGCGCTGACCCGGCTCGTGCCGCGCTTCGCGCGGGAGGCGGGACTTCTCGGGCGGGGCGGGACGACCGAGCGGGAGCTGCCGCAGTCCTGGGGCGGCGGCTCGGGCGGCTTCAGCTGCGGTTCCGTGTGA
- the gcl gene encoding glyoxylate carboligase, which yields MARMTAARAAVEILKREGVTAAFGVPGAAINPFYAALKASGGINHTLARHVEGASHMAEGYTRTHAGNIGVCIGTSGPAGTDMITGLYSAIGDSIPILCITGQAPTAVIHKEDFQAVDIASIAKPVTKMAVTVLEAAQVPGVFQQAFHLMRSGRPGPVLIDLPIDVQLTEIEFDPETYEPLPVYKPAATRAQVEKAVALLNESERPLIVAGGGVINADASELLVEFAELTGTPVVPTLMGWGVLPDDHELNAGMVGLQTSHRYGNATFLESDFVLGIGNRWANRHTGKLDVYTAGRKFVHVDIEPTQIGKIFAPDYGIASDAKAALKLFVEVARELKAAGRLPDRSAWAGAAQEKRAKLQRRTHFDDIPIKPQRVYEEMNKAFGPETRYVSTIGLSQIAGAQMLHVFKPRHWINCGQAGPLGWTVPAALGVAKADPEASVVALSGDYDFQFMIEELAVGAQHKIPYVHVLVNNSYLGLIRQAQRAFDIDFQVNLEFENINSPELGVYGVDHVKVAEGLGCKAIRVTDPNELGAALEEAKKLAAEHRVPVVVEAILERVTNISMSGTNDIGNVVEFEEVATEPGHAPTSIRTLKV from the coding sequence ATGGCTCGTATGACCGCTGCCCGTGCGGCAGTTGAGATCCTCAAGCGCGAGGGCGTCACCGCCGCGTTCGGTGTGCCGGGCGCCGCGATCAACCCCTTCTACGCGGCGCTCAAGGCGTCCGGCGGCATCAACCACACCCTCGCCCGCCATGTGGAGGGCGCCTCGCACATGGCCGAGGGCTACACGAGGACCCACGCGGGCAACATCGGCGTCTGCATCGGCACGTCCGGCCCCGCCGGTACCGACATGATCACGGGCCTGTACTCGGCCATCGGCGACTCCATCCCGATCCTGTGCATCACGGGCCAGGCCCCCACCGCCGTGATCCACAAGGAGGACTTCCAGGCCGTCGACATCGCCTCCATCGCCAAGCCGGTGACCAAGATGGCCGTCACCGTCCTGGAGGCCGCGCAGGTCCCCGGCGTCTTCCAGCAGGCCTTCCACCTGATGCGCTCCGGCCGTCCCGGCCCGGTCCTGATCGACCTGCCGATCGACGTCCAGCTCACCGAGATCGAGTTCGACCCGGAGACGTACGAGCCGCTGCCCGTCTACAAGCCGGCCGCGACCCGCGCCCAGGTCGAGAAGGCGGTCGCGCTGCTCAACGAGTCCGAGCGGCCGCTGATCGTCGCGGGCGGCGGTGTCATCAACGCCGACGCGTCCGAACTCCTCGTGGAATTCGCCGAGCTGACGGGCACTCCGGTCGTCCCGACCCTGATGGGCTGGGGCGTCCTGCCCGACGACCACGAACTGAACGCGGGAATGGTCGGCCTCCAGACCTCGCACCGCTACGGCAACGCGACCTTCCTGGAGTCCGACTTCGTCCTCGGCATCGGCAACCGCTGGGCCAACCGCCACACCGGCAAGCTGGACGTCTACACCGCCGGCCGGAAGTTCGTCCACGTCGACATCGAGCCCACCCAGATCGGCAAGATCTTCGCCCCGGACTACGGCATCGCCTCCGACGCCAAGGCCGCGTTGAAGCTGTTCGTCGAGGTGGCACGGGAGTTGAAGGCGGCCGGACGGCTGCCCGACCGCTCCGCCTGGGCCGGCGCCGCACAGGAGAAGCGGGCGAAGCTCCAGCGCCGTACGCACTTCGACGACATCCCGATCAAGCCGCAGCGCGTCTACGAGGAGATGAACAAGGCCTTCGGCCCGGAGACCCGGTACGTCTCCACGATCGGTCTCTCGCAGATCGCCGGCGCCCAGATGCTGCACGTCTTCAAGCCGCGGCACTGGATCAACTGCGGCCAGGCCGGGCCGCTCGGCTGGACCGTCCCGGCCGCGCTCGGTGTCGCCAAGGCCGACCCGGAGGCGTCCGTCGTCGCCCTCTCCGGCGACTACGACTTCCAGTTCATGATCGAGGAGCTGGCGGTCGGCGCGCAGCACAAGATCCCCTACGTCCACGTGCTGGTCAACAACTCCTACCTGGGCCTGATCCGCCAGGCGCAGCGGGCCTTCGACATCGACTTCCAGGTCAATCTGGAGTTCGAGAACATCAACTCGCCCGAGCTGGGCGTCTACGGCGTCGACCACGTCAAGGTCGCCGAGGGCCTGGGCTGCAAGGCGATCCGGGTGACCGACCCCAATGAACTCGGCGCCGCCCTCGAGGAGGCCAAGAAGCTCGCCGCCGAGCACCGGGTGCCGGTCGTCGTCGAGGCGATCCTGGAGCGGGTCACCAACATCTCGATGTCGGGCACCAACGACATCGGCAACGTCGTGGAGTTCGAGGAAGTGGCCACGGAGCCCGGCCACGCCCCGACCTCCATCAGGACGCTGAAGGTCTGA
- a CDS encoding helix-turn-helix domain-containing protein, with translation MIGEEPFIAALKPLVDAIGGRMLPPDEAGPDDVVLSWEGAVAVAVRLPQLADSLDHILAAMERKQGMPLADLDRKAKQEVVRVLEARGAFSVRHGVETVASALGVSRFTVYNYLNRDKRG, from the coding sequence GTGATCGGGGAGGAGCCCTTCATCGCGGCCCTGAAGCCGCTGGTCGACGCGATCGGCGGCCGGATGCTCCCGCCGGACGAGGCGGGCCCCGACGATGTCGTGCTCTCCTGGGAGGGTGCCGTCGCCGTCGCCGTACGCCTGCCGCAGCTCGCCGACTCGCTGGACCACATCCTGGCCGCCATGGAGCGCAAGCAGGGCATGCCGCTCGCGGACCTGGACCGCAAGGCCAAGCAGGAGGTCGTGCGGGTGCTCGAGGCGCGCGGAGCCTTCTCCGTCCGGCACGGGGTGGAGACCGTGGCGAGCGCGCTGGGCGTCAGCCGCTTCACCGTCTACAACTACCTCAACCGCGACAAGCGCGGCTGA
- the uraD gene encoding 2-oxo-4-hydroxy-4-carboxy-5-ureidoimidazoline decarboxylase: MTSTATPPGLARFNALPEDAARAALLEACASRAWAERLLAARPCGTPEDLEAASDAAMAELTPADLGEAMAGHPPIGRPKPGDPASAREQRGMAGVSEELKAEMLDLNLAYQDKFGHVFLICATGRTGEQMRDALKERIGNAPEQEREIVRSELGKINRIRLARLLEVA, translated from the coding sequence GTGACTTCGACCGCAACGCCACCGGGCCTCGCCCGATTCAACGCCCTCCCCGAAGACGCGGCCCGAGCCGCCCTTCTGGAGGCGTGCGCCAGCAGGGCCTGGGCCGAGCGGCTGCTGGCGGCCCGCCCCTGCGGCACCCCCGAAGACCTCGAAGCCGCGAGCGACGCCGCCATGGCGGAGCTGACCCCAGCGGACCTCGGGGAGGCGATGGCCGGCCACCCGCCGATAGGTCGTCCCAAGCCCGGCGACCCGGCATCGGCCCGCGAACAGCGCGGCATGGCCGGCGTCTCCGAGGAACTCAAGGCCGAGATGCTCGACCTCAACCTGGCCTACCAGGACAAGTTCGGCCACGTCTTCCTCATCTGCGCCACCGGCCGGACCGGCGAGCAGATGCGCGACGCGCTCAAGGAGCGGATCGGCAACGCGCCGGAGCAGGAACGCGAGATCGTCCGCAGCGAACTGGGGAAGATCAACCGCATCCGGCTCGCCCGACTGCTCGAAGTCGCCTGA
- a CDS encoding 2-hydroxy-3-oxopropionate reductase: MTTTLPKVAWIGLGIMGSPMSENLIKAGYPVTGYTLEQAKLDRLAAAGGTTAGSIAEAVRDADVIVTMVPASPQVEAIAYGPDGILENARSGALLIDMSSITPQTSIDLAAAAKNKGIRVLDAPVSGGEAGAVEAVLSIMVGGEQADFDTAKPLFESLGKTIVLCGPHGSGQTVKAANQLIVAVNIQACAEAVVFLEKSGVDLKAALDVLGGGLAGSTVLTRKKDNFLQRDFKPGFRIELHHKDMGIVTDAARAVGAALPVGAVVAQLVASLRAQGDGGLDHSALLRAVERLSGAQV, translated from the coding sequence ATGACCACCACCCTTCCCAAGGTTGCCTGGATCGGCCTCGGCATCATGGGCTCCCCCATGTCCGAGAACCTGATCAAGGCGGGCTACCCCGTCACCGGCTACACGCTGGAGCAGGCGAAGCTGGACCGGCTGGCCGCCGCGGGCGGCACCACGGCGGGCTCGATCGCCGAGGCGGTCCGGGACGCCGACGTGATCGTCACGATGGTGCCCGCGTCGCCGCAGGTCGAGGCCATCGCCTACGGCCCGGACGGCATCCTGGAGAACGCGCGCTCCGGCGCGCTGCTGATCGACATGTCCTCGATCACCCCGCAGACCTCGATCGACCTGGCCGCCGCCGCCAAGAACAAGGGCATCCGGGTCCTGGACGCCCCCGTCTCCGGCGGTGAGGCGGGCGCCGTCGAGGCGGTGCTGTCGATCATGGTCGGCGGCGAGCAGGCCGACTTCGACACGGCCAAGCCGCTCTTCGAGTCGCTGGGCAAGACGATCGTGCTGTGCGGCCCGCACGGCTCCGGCCAGACCGTGAAGGCCGCCAACCAGCTGATCGTCGCCGTGAACATCCAGGCGTGCGCCGAGGCCGTGGTCTTCCTGGAGAAGTCGGGCGTGGACCTGAAGGCGGCGCTGGACGTCCTGGGCGGCGGCCTGGCCGGCTCGACCGTGCTGACGCGGAAGAAGGACAACTTCCTCCAGCGGGACTTCAAGCCGGGCTTCCGTATCGAACTGCACCACAAGGACATGGGCATCGTGACGGACGCGGCCCGCGCCGTCGGCGCCGCCCTGCCCGTCGGCGCGGTGGTCGCCCAGCTGGTGGCCTCCCTGCGCGCGCAGGGCGACGGCGGCCTGGACCACTCGGCCCTGCTGCGGGCCGTGGAGCGCCTGTCCGGCGCCCAGGTCTGA
- the pucL gene encoding factor-independent urate hydroxylase, producing the protein MTRFVLGQNQYGKAENRVVKITRAGDTHHIKDLNVSVALSGDMEEVHRSGSNANVLPTDTTKNTVFAFAKEHGIQSAEDFGVRLARHFVDNTEPIHRARIRIEEYAWERIETAQSGARFVGSDEIAHSFVRKGQETRVAQITYDGHGIQVLSGFKDLTVLNSTNSEFFGFLKDKYTSLQEDHDRILATTVSTWWRHNWNGIDSHAPDWERSYNGVRKHALQAFAETYSYSLQQTLFEMGVRVLNSRDEVDEIRFSMPNKHHFRSDLSPFGIDNAAKDGAVYYAADRPYGLIEATILRDGAEQLIPVDMTNL; encoded by the coding sequence ATGACCCGTTTCGTCCTGGGACAGAACCAGTACGGCAAGGCCGAGAACCGAGTCGTCAAGATCACGCGTGCCGGCGACACGCACCACATCAAGGACCTGAACGTCTCCGTCGCCCTCTCCGGCGACATGGAGGAGGTCCACCGCAGCGGCTCCAACGCGAACGTCCTGCCGACTGACACCACCAAGAACACGGTGTTCGCCTTCGCCAAGGAGCACGGGATCCAGAGCGCCGAAGACTTCGGCGTCAGGCTCGCCCGCCACTTCGTGGACAACACCGAGCCCATCCACCGGGCCCGCATCCGCATCGAGGAGTACGCCTGGGAGCGGATCGAGACCGCGCAGTCCGGCGCGCGCTTCGTCGGCTCCGACGAGATCGCCCACTCCTTCGTCCGCAAGGGCCAGGAGACCCGCGTCGCGCAGATCACCTACGACGGCCACGGAATCCAGGTGCTCTCCGGGTTCAAGGACCTGACCGTCCTGAACTCGACCAACTCCGAGTTCTTCGGCTTCCTGAAGGACAAGTACACCTCCCTTCAGGAGGACCACGACCGCATCCTCGCCACCACCGTCTCCACCTGGTGGCGGCACAACTGGAACGGCATCGACTCGCACGCCCCCGACTGGGAGCGCTCGTACAACGGGGTGCGCAAGCACGCGCTCCAGGCGTTCGCCGAGACCTACTCGTACTCGCTCCAGCAGACCCTCTTCGAGATGGGTGTGCGGGTGCTGAACTCCCGCGACGAGGTCGACGAGATCCGCTTCTCGATGCCCAACAAGCACCACTTCCGCTCGGACCTGTCGCCCTTCGGGATCGACAACGCGGCCAAGGACGGCGCCGTCTACTACGCCGCCGACCGCCCCTACGGCCTGATCGAGGCCACCATCCTGCGGGACGGCGCCGAGCAGCTCATCCCGGTCGACATGACAAACCTCTGA
- a CDS encoding TIM barrel protein — translation MGFADQRFNVNLSILFTELPLLERPAAAAAAGFTAVELWWPWIDSPTPERSETDALKKAIEDAGVQLTGLNFYAGRLPGPDRGALSVPGEEAERFRANIDVAADLARSLGCTALNALYGNRVEGVDPAEQDALALDNLVLAARAADRIGAILLIEALNKPESPLYPLVSAPAAVEVVDKVNAASGLGNARFLMDLYHLSMNGEDLPSVIERYAARTGHVQIADNPGRGAPGTGSLPLEDLLDQLGKAGYDGWVGLEYKPGDRPSAEAFAWLPAEARAAR, via the coding sequence ATGGGATTCGCAGACCAGCGCTTCAACGTCAACCTGTCGATCCTCTTCACGGAACTCCCGCTCCTGGAGCGGCCGGCGGCCGCCGCCGCGGCCGGCTTCACCGCGGTCGAACTGTGGTGGCCGTGGATCGACTCCCCCACCCCGGAGCGTTCCGAGACCGATGCCCTGAAGAAGGCGATCGAGGACGCGGGCGTACAGCTCACCGGCCTGAACTTCTACGCGGGCAGGCTCCCGGGCCCCGACCGCGGCGCACTGTCCGTCCCCGGTGAGGAGGCGGAGAGGTTCCGCGCCAACATCGACGTGGCCGCGGACCTGGCCCGGTCCCTCGGCTGCACGGCCCTCAACGCGCTGTACGGCAACCGGGTCGAGGGCGTGGACCCGGCCGAGCAGGACGCGCTCGCGCTGGACAACCTGGTCCTCGCGGCCCGGGCCGCCGACCGGATCGGCGCGATCCTGCTGATCGAGGCGCTGAACAAGCCGGAGTCGCCGCTGTACCCGCTGGTGAGCGCGCCCGCCGCCGTCGAAGTGGTGGACAAGGTGAACGCGGCGTCGGGCCTCGGCAACGCCAGGTTCCTGATGGACCTGTACCACCTGTCCATGAACGGCGAGGACCTGCCGTCGGTGATCGAGCGGTACGCCGCGCGGACCGGCCACGTCCAGATCGCCGACAACCCCGGCCGCGGCGCGCCCGGCACGGGCTCGCTCCCGCTGGAGGACCTCCTCGACCAGCTGGGGAAGGCCGGCTACGACGGCTGGGTCGGCCTGGAGTACAAGCCGGGCGACAGGCCGAGCGCCGAGGCCTTCGCGTGGCTGCCGGCCGAGGCCCGAGCGGCCCGCTGA
- a CDS encoding helix-turn-helix domain-containing protein, whose amino-acid sequence MPGGRLTQQERQQIALGLADSLPYAEIARRLGRPTSTVTREVMRNGGPTAYRADLAHRATEHRARRRGPAPSRGAESVPQSHGRDAGAVAEYEETLTTVLMASGLPRMTARVLTCLFTTDAGSLTASQLAQRLQVSPASISKAIAFLESQSLVRRERDERRRDRYIVDDELFYQATIASARSNDQLVETARQGVAVLGPRTPAAARLENIARFLDFISESITRAAEQARAVLHTKPGTTSTDSAQSGPGRA is encoded by the coding sequence ATGCCGGGAGGCAGGCTCACCCAGCAGGAGCGCCAGCAGATCGCGCTGGGGCTGGCCGACAGCCTCCCCTACGCGGAGATCGCCCGCCGCCTCGGCCGTCCGACCTCGACGGTCACGCGCGAGGTGATGCGCAACGGCGGCCCCACCGCCTATCGCGCCGACCTGGCCCACCGCGCCACCGAACACCGTGCTCGCCGGCGCGGGCCCGCCCCCTCCCGCGGGGCGGAGTCGGTCCCCCAGTCGCACGGGCGCGACGCCGGGGCCGTGGCCGAGTACGAGGAGACACTCACCACCGTCCTCATGGCCTCGGGCCTGCCCAGGATGACGGCCCGCGTGCTGACCTGCTTGTTCACCACGGACGCGGGCAGCCTCACCGCGTCCCAGCTCGCTCAGCGCCTCCAGGTCAGCCCGGCGTCCATCTCCAAGGCGATCGCCTTCCTGGAGAGTCAGAGCCTCGTCCGCCGGGAACGCGACGAACGCCGCCGCGACCGCTACATCGTCGACGACGAACTCTTCTACCAGGCGACGATCGCCAGCGCCCGGTCCAACGACCAGCTCGTCGAGACCGCACGTCAAGGCGTCGCCGTCCTCGGCCCCCGCACCCCCGCCGCCGCCCGCCTGGAGAACATCGCCCGCTTTCTCGACTTCATCAGCGAAAGCATCACCCGCGCCGCCGAGCAGGCCCGCGCGGTCCTCCACACCAAACCCGGGACAACCTCGACCGACTCCGCTCAGTCAGGTCCGGGTCGCGCATAA
- the uraH gene encoding hydroxyisourate hydrolase, whose protein sequence is MSTETTASVSTHILDTSAGRPAEGVAVHILARCGREADWQALGGSSTDADGRCKDLPAPPEGTTHVRLEFDTETYFAKKQAAAQQDAPALRDSENGRPVFFPEVTITFAVVPGEHYHVPLLLNPFGYSVYRGS, encoded by the coding sequence ATGAGCACCGAGACCACCGCCTCCGTGTCCACGCACATCCTGGACACCTCCGCCGGCCGCCCCGCCGAGGGCGTCGCCGTCCACATCCTGGCCCGTTGCGGGCGGGAAGCGGACTGGCAGGCGCTCGGCGGATCCTCGACCGACGCCGACGGGCGGTGCAAGGATCTTCCGGCGCCGCCGGAGGGCACCACCCACGTACGGCTCGAGTTCGACACCGAGACGTACTTCGCCAAGAAGCAAGCCGCGGCCCAGCAGGACGCCCCCGCGCTCCGGGACAGCGAGAACGGCCGGCCGGTGTTCTTCCCCGAGGTCACCATCACCTTCGCGGTGGTGCCCGGTGAGCACTACCACGTTCCGCTGCTGCTCAACCCGTTCGGCTACTCCGTTTACCGAGGGAGCTGA